In one Alnus glutinosa chromosome 12, dhAlnGlut1.1, whole genome shotgun sequence genomic region, the following are encoded:
- the LOC133883077 gene encoding transcription factor LRL1-like produces the protein MEEQSGNDNLLHLMSMNFGGKANEVSHLPEDVPAHHLAFADGKSGGQINALPLPYEWIQTPKLSHNYVEYLAESSTFLPKVTTEDMLESTPSNVGGIHTVVGGVSEIQGDISYNSLGKAPASKPAGSFFGMDASKIQQVWFPRQHNEGEPVNKSTIPQYPIHAESSRKNHNSWTQDLIGENYNVSQLDHGITVAAPGFLSKARQSASRKRSLTTDRDRRIRIGERVNALRELLPQSGEGDQPSVLDDIIDYIKYLQLQIKDLSQNRLGGESSTEPFIFLEGYGHFISQQMLNEPLEEMMGKLLEENPSAAASLLESKGLFVMPMDLAEGVRQAI, from the exons ATGGAAGAACAAAGTGGCAATGACAACCTTCTGCATTTGATGTCTATGAACTTTGGTGGAAAAGCCAATGAAGTCTCTCATCTACCTGAAGATGTTCCAGCCCACCACTTGGCTTTTGCGGATGGAAAAAGTGGGGGACAGATTAATGCTCTGCCTTTACCTTATGAGTGGATTCAGACCCCGAAATTGTCTCACAATTATGTCGAGTATCTCGCCGAAAGTTCTACATTTCTCCCAAAGGTCACTACTGAAGATATGTTAGAGAGCACTCCTTCCAATGTTGGTGGAATACATACTGTTGTTGGTGGGGTCTCTGAAATTCAAGGTGACATATCATACAACAGCTTGGGAAAGGCTCCTGCTTCTAAACCTGCTGGTTCTTTCTTTGGCATGGATGCCTCTAAG ATTCAACAGGTATGGTTTCCTAGGCAACATAATGAAGGAGAACCTGTGAACAAATCCACTATTCCACAATATCCCATCCATGCTGAG AGTTCTCGCAAGAATCATAATTCATGGACACAAGATTTGATTGGAGAAAATTATAATGTTTCTCAACTTGATCATGGAATAACAGTTGCTGCACCTGGCTTCCTGTCCAAAGCACGTCAGAGTGCATCAAGAAAGAGATCTCTGACAACTGATCGT GATCGCAGGATACGAATTGGGGAGAGGGTCAATGCATTGCGAGAACTGCTTCCACAATCTGGAGAG GGTGATCAACCTTCTGTACTGGATGATATCATTGACTATATCAAGTATTTGCAGCTTCAAATAAAG GATTTGAGTCAAAACAGATTGGGAGGTGAATCAAGTACTGAACCTTTCATTTTCCTTGAG GGATATGGCCACTTCATTAGCCAGCAGATGCTGAATGAACCTCTCGAAGAAATGATGGGAAAATTGCTGGAGGAAAACCCATCAGCAGCAGCCTCGCTTTTGGAAAGTAAGGGTCTTTTCGTGATGCCAATGGATTTGGCTGAAGGAGTACGCCAAGCCATATAG